Within Deltaproteobacteria bacterium, the genomic segment CGAACGCATCGAGCTGGACAGGAAGCGGGGAAACCCTCCCAACAAGAAAGAATTCGAACTTCTCCAACGAGCAAAAGAGATGCTTGAAATGGGCCGGCCCCTTCGGGCCGATGCCGATCTCTCATCGGCGCAGGTTCTGCGGGGATTCACCTTTCTCTCGGCCAAGCCCCAGCTCCTCGTGATCAACAACGACGATGACGACGAGTCCATGCCCGATTGGGAAAAGGGGCCCGAGGATCTGGAGTCGATGGTCGTGCGGGGACGGCTTGAAATGGACATCGCGGCCATGCAGCCGGAGGAGGCCCGAGAGTTCCAGAGGGAATTTCACATCGAAACATCGGCCCTGGACCGGGTGATCCAGGCCTCTTATCGGCTCATGAAACTCATCTCCTTCTTCACGGTCCTCAACGACGAGGTGCGGGCCTGGACTGTCCCAGAGGGATCCACCGCCCTTGACGGGGCCGGGGCGGTGCATTCGGACATCCAGAAGGGCTTCATCCGGGCGGAAGTCCTCCCCTTCGAGGCGCTGAAACGCCACGGGACCTTCCAGGCGGCAAAGAAGGCTGGAGAGGTCAAGCTGGAAGGCAAGGAATACCTGATTCAAGACGGTGATATCATTGCATTTCGATTCAACCTATAGGAACCCCCAAAGGGTTGTGGTCCCTGTTTCATGGCCGCAACCCTTTCGACCCATGATCCAAATCCTGAGTCAAAAAGCATACGGTTTCGAAAAGGTCTCACAATAGGAGACCTTTGAAAAACGTTCAATTTTGTTCAAGATCAAGGAAGACGAAAATTTTAACCACAGGAATACCTTGAGTATTTCGAGGATTAAAATTTGAGTCTGACGCAGAGATTGGGCAAAAGGGGGCATTTTTCAAAGATCTCACAACAAAGGAGGATGAGTAGAGCCCATGGACAAGATCAAGGTCGGCATTATCGGAGCCGGCGGTTACGGAGGATGCGGAGCCATCGAACTGCTCTTGCGGCATCCCACGGCTGAAATCACTGCACTCATCGACAAGCAGGACACGGGGCGGCCCATCAGCGGGATCTATCCCCACCTCGAAGGGTTCTGCGACTTGCCTCTCATGGACCCGGAAGACCCCGACCTGCCCGAGAACTTCGACGTTGTCTTCTTCGCCACACCTGACGGCGTGGGACAGACCCAGGCCCCCCATTGGCTGGAAAAGGGAGCCAAGGTGATCGACTACAGTGGAGATTTCCGCTTCAACGACCCGGAGACATACAGGGGCTATGCGGCCAGGATTGGAAGGCCGGGAGAACACGCCTCTCCGGACCTCCTTTCCCAGTCCGTTTACGGCCTGGCGGAACTCCATCGGGAAGAGATCGCCAAGAGCCGCCTCGTCGGCAACCCGGGCTGCTTCGCCGTAAGCTGTATCCTGGGCCTGGCGCCGGCCGTGAAGGCGGATATCATCGAGCCGGAATCCATCGTCTGCGACGCCAAGACCGGCGTATCCGGAGCCGGGAAAAATCCCTCTCCGACCTTTCACTATCCAGCCCGCTATGATGCCATGAACGCCTATAAGGTCTCGGGTCATCAACACGTCTTTGAAATCGAGAGAGAACTAAGCCGCCTGGCCGGGAGGGAAATCCGCATCACCTTCACTCCCCATGTTGTACCAATGTGCAGGGGGATCCTTACCACGATCTATGGGGACCTGAAGGAAGGCATCGGGATAGAGGAGGCCCAGGAGGCCTACCGGGAGTTTTTCGAGGAAAGCGTCTTCGTACGGATTTACGGTCCCGGGAAAGGCCTCACCACGGCCGACGTTCGAGGGAGCAATTTCTGCAACCTGTCCCTCAACGTGGATGAAAGGACCGGGAAGATGATCCTTGTCAGCATGATCGACAATCTGGTCAAAGGGCAGGCAGGAAGCGCCGTTCAGAACATGAACATCTTGTTCGGACTCGACGAGGCCACAGGTCTCATCCACCCCGGGCAATATCCATAGACTTCGCTTTTCTGCTTGCCGCAAAGGCCATCTTGGGATGCGACCGCACCCGGGGCTTCATTCACGTTCGCAGGGAAACCCTGAAGCTTGCTACAAGAATAAATGCGATTCCCCTTAAGATAATACTCCCCGCTGCCCGAAGCGGAGAGTTTCATCCGGGCGTCCTATTGCAGGTCCCCCCGCGGGGAAAAGCGCGCCTGTCGTTGCCGGTTGATCTCGGAGAGGATCACACCACCTGCCACGGAAACGTTCAGGGATTCCACGACACCGTGGCCGGGGATCCGCACCACCTGGTGGCACCGTTCCCGGACACCGCGTGTCAATCCCCTGTCTTCCCGGCCCAGCACCAGGACTACGTCCCGGTTCCAGTCCACCTCGTAGACCGTTTCCGGGCCGTTCCCATCGGCACCAATGAGCCAAAAGCCTTTTTTCTCTGCGTAGTCCAGCGCCCTCCCCAAATTCACGACCCGGGCTACGGGCAGGCAGGCGCAGGCCCCTGAAGACCGTTTCATGACCCTTGGCGTGACCCTTGCCGAGCGATCCTTGGGCAGGATGAGACCATGGACCCCGAAAAAGGCGGCCGCTCGGATGAGGGCCCCCAGATTTCCCTCATCCGTGATATGATCCGCTGCGAGGATCAATCCTCGACCCGGCTCCCGAAGCGCGGCCTCTATGATCTCGTCCTTGTCGGTATAACTGAAGGCTCCTGCCTCGGCCGCGATTCCCTGGTGAGGGATGTCCGGGAACATGGCATCCAGTGCGGAACGATCCCGGTATGTGACGGGAACCCCCCCTGCCTCGGCAAGCTTCAGGACCTCTCTTATCCGATCGGTCTCTTTCTCCCTGGCAATCCAGAGGTTCATGACAGGGGGATTCCCCCTTATCAGGGCCTCTCGCACGGCATGGAAACCCGGGACAAGGTTCCTCCCCCTCTGAAGGTCTCCACGGTGAGCCTTTTTCTTACCCTTTACCATATCCCTGGCCGGACTCCGACACCTGAAGAAAATCCCACAAGTGATCGGTCACCTGGGCCTTCATCCTCCTATTTACCCTTCCTTTAGCAAGAGCCAACGCTCCTCCGGCGGCCTCCCTCCTGACCGGGGGCGAGGCCTGGCCTCAAGGGATGGGGCGGGGGGAATTGGATCAGGTCTGAAAGCAGTGCAACTGCGGGTCGTCCCCCGGGAAGAATCAATCCCGTGAGGCGATCTGGATCATCTCTTTTATCCGGGGCATTTGGGCGGAGGTGCGGCAGCGCTCGGCGATAATGATGGAGGCGAGTTCTTCCACGGCCT encodes:
- the ychF gene encoding redox-regulated ATPase YchF encodes the protein MKLGIIGLPQAGKSTIFAALTGARGEKDVSKTGKGDRRIGTVKVMDERVDFLEKLYSPKKTTYARVEYLLPPPAAGGGDGSVSESALWNRVRVCDALIHVLRNFKTPGGIEPAPEEDFWRLEENMILADLVVAEKRLERIELDRKRGNPPNKKEFELLQRAKEMLEMGRPLRADADLSSAQVLRGFTFLSAKPQLLVINNDDDDESMPDWEKGPEDLESMVVRGRLEMDIAAMQPEEAREFQREFHIETSALDRVIQASYRLMKLISFFTVLNDEVRAWTVPEGSTALDGAGAVHSDIQKGFIRAEVLPFEALKRHGTFQAAKKAGEVKLEGKEYLIQDGDIIAFRFNL
- a CDS encoding N-acetyl-gamma-glutamyl-phosphate reductase; this translates as MDKIKVGIIGAGGYGGCGAIELLLRHPTAEITALIDKQDTGRPISGIYPHLEGFCDLPLMDPEDPDLPENFDVVFFATPDGVGQTQAPHWLEKGAKVIDYSGDFRFNDPETYRGYAARIGRPGEHASPDLLSQSVYGLAELHREEIAKSRLVGNPGCFAVSCILGLAPAVKADIIEPESIVCDAKTGVSGAGKNPSPTFHYPARYDAMNAYKVSGHQHVFEIERELSRLAGREIRITFTPHVVPMCRGILTTIYGDLKEGIGIEEAQEAYREFFEESVFVRIYGPGKGLTTADVRGSNFCNLSLNVDERTGKMILVSMIDNLVKGQAGSAVQNMNILFGLDEATGLIHPGQYP
- the rlmB gene encoding 23S rRNA (guanosine(2251)-2'-O)-methyltransferase RlmB translates to MVKGKKKAHRGDLQRGRNLVPGFHAVREALIRGNPPVMNLWIAREKETDRIREVLKLAEAGGVPVTYRDRSALDAMFPDIPHQGIAAEAGAFSYTDKDEIIEAALREPGRGLILAADHITDEGNLGALIRAAAFFGVHGLILPKDRSARVTPRVMKRSSGACACLPVARVVNLGRALDYAEKKGFWLIGADGNGPETVYEVDWNRDVVLVLGREDRGLTRGVRERCHQVVRIPGHGVVESLNVSVAGGVILSEINRQRQARFSPRGDLQ